From one Synechocystis sp. PCC 6803 substr. PCC-P genomic stretch:
- the cobQ gene encoding cobyric acid synthase CobQ, with the protein MKAIMVVGTTSHAGKSFLTTGLCRLLRRRGDRVTPFKGQNMALNAFVTIDGGEMGHAQAVQAWAAGTVPRVAMNPILLKPQGDMTSQVIMLGQAVGTTRAQEYYQNYFDRGWQAIANSLETLAQDFDVVVCEGAGSPAEINLKHRDLTNMRVATHLQAATILIADIDRGGVFAHVVGTLQLLEPEERKLIKGIVINKFRGQRSLLDSGITWLEEYTGIPVLGVIPYGQNLFSAEDSLDILERSGRPSKEDIRIVVLRLPRIANFTDFEPLEAESGVYVDYLPLEKQLGNPDAVIIPGSKTTIADLQALQNSGMAQQIMDYAQAGGTVMGICGGYQMLGQTIADPENIEGNVSNCQGLGLLPLTTVINQEKITRQCQTITHAPPSGLTVTGYEIHQGLSRRSEHSQDFLPMFDQEELGMVNAQQNLWGCYLHGLFDNGAWRRCWLNNLRQRRGLDPLPTSIGNYQEQREGMLDSLADFVETHVNLEPILQSLPEENETP; encoded by the coding sequence ATGAAAGCAATTATGGTGGTGGGTACCACATCCCATGCAGGCAAGTCCTTTTTGACCACAGGGCTATGTCGTCTGCTCCGTCGTCGGGGCGATCGGGTCACCCCCTTTAAGGGACAAAACATGGCCCTGAATGCCTTTGTCACCATTGATGGAGGGGAAATGGGCCATGCCCAAGCAGTGCAGGCCTGGGCAGCGGGGACTGTTCCCAGGGTAGCGATGAATCCAATTTTGCTCAAACCCCAGGGGGATATGACTTCCCAGGTGATTATGTTGGGCCAGGCCGTAGGTACAACCAGGGCCCAGGAATATTACCAGAATTACTTTGACCGAGGCTGGCAGGCGATCGCCAACTCTTTAGAGACCCTAGCCCAGGATTTTGACGTAGTGGTATGCGAAGGGGCAGGCAGTCCAGCAGAAATTAACCTCAAACATCGAGACTTGACCAATATGCGTGTGGCCACCCATCTCCAGGCCGCCACCATTCTCATTGCAGATATTGACCGGGGTGGGGTCTTTGCCCATGTGGTCGGTACATTGCAACTGTTAGAGCCGGAGGAAAGAAAATTAATTAAGGGTATTGTTATCAACAAATTTCGCGGCCAACGTTCCCTGCTGGACAGCGGGATTACTTGGTTGGAAGAATATACCGGCATTCCTGTTTTGGGTGTCATTCCCTACGGGCAAAATCTTTTCTCCGCCGAAGATTCCCTCGATATACTAGAAAGAAGTGGCCGCCCCAGCAAAGAAGATATTCGCATAGTAGTACTGCGCTTGCCCCGCATTGCCAACTTTACTGACTTCGAGCCCTTGGAGGCGGAATCCGGTGTTTACGTGGATTATCTTCCCTTAGAAAAGCAACTAGGCAACCCCGACGCCGTAATTATTCCCGGCAGTAAAACCACGATCGCCGATCTGCAAGCGCTACAAAATAGTGGCATGGCGCAGCAAATTATGGATTATGCCCAAGCTGGAGGGACTGTGATGGGCATTTGTGGCGGCTATCAAATGCTGGGGCAAACCATTGCCGATCCGGAAAACATAGAAGGCAATGTCAGTAATTGCCAAGGGTTGGGGCTTTTACCCCTAACCACGGTTATTAACCAAGAAAAAATTACCCGCCAATGTCAGACCATCACCCACGCTCCCCCATCAGGTTTAACTGTCACTGGCTATGAAATCCACCAGGGACTAAGTCGGCGATCGGAGCATAGCCAAGACTTTCTGCCCATGTTTGACCAAGAAGAGCTGGGCATGGTCAATGCCCAACAAAACCTTTGGGGCTGCTACCTCCACGGCCTATTCGATAACGGTGCTTGGCGACGGTGCTGGTTAAATAATTTACGTCAACGACGGGGCTTGGACCCATTACCAACCTCCATTGGTAATTATCAAGAACAACGGGAAGGTATGTTAGATTCATTAGCGGATTTTGTTGAAACCCATGTCAACCTTGAGCCGATTTTACAATCTCTCCCAGAGGAAAATGAGACACCTTAA
- a CDS encoding amidohydrolase family protein: MMKRIAVEEAFVTQEIADEWANVIATGAKNEPGFRKMGETILADSPGTRIIHERLIDLGAGRIAHMDATGIDIQVISITSPGVQVFEPELATTLARQANDQLSEAIKNHPDRFAGLAAVAPQSPQTAALEIERAIQKLGLCGVLINSHTGGEYLDDQKYWEIFAAAEANSAPIYLHPRTPSPEMISPFLDYGLYFAGWGFTVETATHGLRLIMGGVFDHFPKLTIVLGHMGEGLPYWLQRLDNRYSLQVEIGAVPKMPRLPSEYFKDHFLITTSGVCSPPALRHVLEVLGSDAVLFAADYPYESVEEAVSFLDNAPISDQERRKIYQTNAEKLFRLGSTNGSNDTLFA; encoded by the coding sequence ATGATGAAACGAATTGCTGTAGAAGAAGCTTTTGTTACCCAGGAGATTGCTGATGAGTGGGCAAATGTCATTGCAACGGGGGCAAAAAACGAACCAGGTTTTCGTAAAATGGGCGAAACGATTCTGGCGGATAGTCCCGGCACAAGAATTATCCACGAACGACTAATAGACCTCGGTGCTGGACGTATTGCTCACATGGATGCGACTGGCATTGATATACAAGTTATTTCTATTACCTCTCCAGGCGTACAGGTATTTGAGCCTGAGTTGGCCACAACCCTTGCCCGACAGGCCAATGATCAATTAAGTGAGGCCATCAAAAATCATCCTGATCGTTTTGCGGGACTGGCGGCGGTGGCCCCTCAATCTCCCCAAACCGCTGCCCTAGAAATTGAGCGAGCCATACAGAAACTTGGGCTGTGTGGTGTATTGATCAATTCCCACACCGGTGGAGAATACCTCGATGACCAGAAATATTGGGAAATTTTCGCCGCCGCCGAGGCCAACAGTGCCCCCATTTATCTTCACCCTCGAACCCCTTCCCCAGAGATGATTTCTCCCTTTCTAGACTATGGACTCTATTTTGCAGGCTGGGGATTTACTGTCGAAACTGCAACCCACGGTTTACGTCTCATTATGGGCGGCGTATTCGATCATTTTCCCAAATTAACAATTGTTTTGGGCCATATGGGGGAAGGATTACCATACTGGTTACAAAGGTTAGATAACCGTTATTCGCTCCAGGTAGAAATTGGCGCAGTGCCTAAAATGCCTCGTCTACCCAGCGAATATTTCAAAGATCACTTTCTCATCACCACCAGTGGGGTTTGTTCCCCACCCGCTCTGCGCCATGTGTTAGAAGTGCTTGGTTCCGACGCCGTACTCTTTGCTGCGGATTATCCGTATGAGTCAGTTGAAGAGGCTGTTTCTTTCTTGGATAATGCACCAATTTCCGATCAGGAAAGACGCAAAATCTACCAAACAAATGCCGAAAAATTATTTAGATTAGGAAGCACTAATGGCAGTAACGATACACTTTTTGCCTGA
- a CDS encoding 2Fe-2S iron-sulfur cluster-binding protein produces the protein MAVTIHFLPDDVTVAARVGEPILDVAERAGVFIPTGCLMGSCHACEVELGDGTPICACISAVPVGVQELEINLYDDLTW, from the coding sequence ATGGCAGTAACGATACACTTTTTGCCTGACGATGTGACGGTAGCGGCCCGGGTAGGGGAACCAATCTTAGATGTGGCAGAGAGGGCTGGCGTATTTATTCCCACGGGCTGTTTAATGGGTTCCTGCCATGCTTGCGAAGTGGAACTAGGGGATGGCACTCCCATTTGCGCTTGTATTAGTGCGGTGCCAGTAGGGGTACAGGAATTAGAAATTAATCTTTATGATGATCTCACCTGGTAG
- the pyk gene encoding pyruvate kinase, which translates to MPALINPVKFMRPLSHRTKIVATIGPASSSVEVIRQMVDAGMNVARLNFSHGSYEDHATMVRLLRSVEQEMDTPITLLQDLQGPKIRIGQLPGGEKQLREGEKVSLVPVEIGDRHPGAVGIDYPHLATEAKVGERILLDDGLLEMKVVSIQDPEVICEVVTGGILKSRKGVNLPGLVLTLPSMTTKDKQDLEFGLSQGIDWVSLSFVRKGEDIHTLKQFLAERGHPDLPVIAKIEKPQAIDNLEEIVAVSNGIMVARGDLGVEVNPEKVPRLQKEIIRRCNVRAIPVITATQMLDSMIQNSRPTRAEASDVANAILDGTDAVMLSGESAVGQYPVKSVQMLRKIAEETEVGLHLVNNPPIENTETHALSEALVVIDGILDLKYIVTFTTSGFTSLLASNQRPSVPVIAFTPSEKVYHSLNLVWGIIPFLINEEFDTFEDLIQQAEVLLRDRKMVEKGDQLLIMAGIPTKIPRGTNFLKIHRIS; encoded by the coding sequence GTGCCAGCCCTGATTAACCCGGTGAAGTTTATGAGACCCCTAAGTCATCGCACCAAAATTGTGGCCACCATTGGCCCCGCCAGTAGTTCGGTAGAGGTGATACGTCAGATGGTGGATGCGGGCATGAATGTGGCCCGGCTGAATTTTTCCCACGGTAGTTATGAGGACCATGCCACCATGGTTCGCCTACTACGGTCAGTGGAGCAGGAAATGGACACCCCCATTACCCTTTTGCAAGATTTACAGGGGCCCAAAATTCGGATTGGTCAGTTGCCGGGGGGAGAAAAGCAACTGCGGGAAGGGGAAAAAGTTTCTTTGGTGCCGGTGGAAATTGGCGATCGCCATCCTGGAGCGGTGGGCATTGACTATCCCCATTTGGCGACGGAGGCAAAAGTAGGGGAAAGAATTTTATTGGACGATGGTTTACTGGAAATGAAAGTTGTGTCCATTCAAGATCCAGAGGTAATTTGTGAAGTGGTGACCGGGGGCATCCTCAAAAGTCGCAAAGGGGTCAATCTACCGGGTTTAGTCCTAACCCTACCTTCCATGACGACCAAAGACAAGCAAGACTTAGAATTTGGTTTGAGCCAAGGCATTGACTGGGTTTCCCTTAGTTTTGTCCGCAAAGGGGAAGATATCCACACCCTTAAACAATTTCTCGCTGAACGGGGCCATCCTGATCTGCCGGTCATTGCCAAAATTGAAAAACCCCAGGCGATCGATAATCTAGAAGAAATCGTGGCAGTTTCCAACGGCATTATGGTGGCCAGGGGGGATCTGGGGGTGGAAGTAAACCCAGAAAAGGTTCCCCGTTTGCAAAAGGAAATTATTCGGCGCTGTAACGTGCGGGCCATTCCGGTCATCACCGCTACCCAAATGCTAGATAGCATGATTCAAAATTCCCGACCCACCAGGGCGGAAGCCAGTGACGTGGCCAACGCTATTTTGGACGGCACCGATGCGGTGATGTTATCGGGGGAATCGGCAGTGGGACAATATCCCGTTAAATCAGTGCAAATGTTGCGAAAAATTGCCGAAGAGACGGAAGTGGGTCTACATCTTGTTAATAATCCCCCAATAGAAAATACGGAAACCCATGCCCTAAGTGAAGCGTTAGTGGTAATTGACGGAATTCTAGATTTAAAATACATTGTCACGTTCACCACCTCAGGTTTTACTTCTCTCCTCGCTTCCAACCAAAGACCGTCGGTGCCGGTGATTGCTTTCACTCCCTCAGAAAAGGTTTACCATAGCCTCAACTTAGTTTGGGGTATTATTCCCTTTTTAATTAACGAAGAATTTGACACCTTTGAGGATTTAATCCAACAGGCGGAGGTACTACTGCGGGATAGAAAAATGGTGGAAAAGGGCGATCAGTTGCTAATCATGGCGGGAATTCCCACTAAAATACCCAGGGGCACTAATTTCCTCAAGATTCACCGTATTTCTTAA